One genomic window of Micromonospora sp. WMMD1128 includes the following:
- the panB gene encoding 3-methyl-2-oxobutanoate hydroxymethyltransferase gives MVESTPTEVTALYGGPATRRIRTRDLIAAKERGERWAMLTSYDQYTASIFDQAGIPVLLVGDSAANNVFGYETTLPVTVEELLPLVRAVVRATKHSLIVGDLPFGSYEEGPAQALRTAVRFMKDGGCHAVKLEGGRRCAAQIEAIVGAGIPVMAHIGFTPQSEHTLGGYRVQGRGDTAEEVLADARAVTEAGAFAVVLEMVPGEVAKRVTGELPIPTVGIGAGPDTDGQVLVWQDMAGLRAGRAPRFVKRYADLAGTLTDATRRFADEVRGGDFPAPEHTF, from the coding sequence ATGGTGGAGTCCACCCCGACCGAGGTGACCGCCCTCTACGGCGGGCCGGCCACCCGGCGGATCCGCACCCGCGACCTGATCGCCGCCAAGGAGCGCGGCGAGCGGTGGGCGATGCTCACCTCGTACGACCAGTACACCGCCTCGATCTTCGACCAGGCGGGCATCCCGGTGCTGCTGGTCGGCGACTCGGCGGCGAACAACGTCTTCGGCTACGAGACCACGCTGCCGGTGACCGTCGAGGAGCTGCTGCCGCTGGTCCGCGCCGTGGTACGGGCCACGAAGCACTCGCTGATCGTCGGTGACCTGCCGTTCGGCTCGTACGAGGAGGGGCCGGCGCAGGCGCTGCGTACCGCCGTGCGGTTCATGAAGGACGGCGGCTGCCACGCGGTGAAGCTGGAGGGCGGCCGGCGCTGCGCCGCCCAGATCGAGGCGATCGTCGGCGCCGGCATCCCGGTGATGGCGCACATCGGTTTCACCCCGCAGAGCGAGCACACCCTCGGCGGCTACCGGGTGCAGGGCCGGGGCGACACCGCCGAGGAGGTGCTCGCCGACGCCCGGGCGGTGACCGAGGCGGGCGCGTTCGCGGTGGTGCTGGAGATGGTGCCCGGCGAGGTGGCCAAGCGGGTCACCGGTGAGCTGCCCATCCCCACTGTCGGCATCGGCGCCGGCCCGGACACCGACGGCCAGGTGCTGGTCTGGCAGGACATGGCCGGGTTGCGCGCCGGCCGGGCGCCGCGCTTCGTCAAGCGCTACGCCGACCTGGCCGGCACGCTCACCGACGCCACCCGCCGCTTCGCCGACGAGGTACGCGGCGGCGACTTCCCCGCCCCCGAGCACACCTTCTGA
- a CDS encoding histone codes for MAVAQQATRPAAKRTTAKKTTAGRTTTVTKASPNASGAGTGRTPARKAAAKKAATKKVVSAARKAPASKTTAKSAPAKKSTAAKKTAAKKTTAAKKAPAKKATAKKTTAARKSTAAKRTTAAKKAPAKKTTGARKVTSAAKKTTAAKKAPAKKTTASTRPTARKAAAKKAPARKTTTARKTTSAAKKTTAAKKAPARKTTTARKTTARKAPARRA; via the coding sequence ATGGCCGTAGCACAGCAGGCCACCCGCCCGGCCGCGAAACGGACGACCGCGAAGAAGACCACCGCGGGTAGGACGACGACGGTCACCAAGGCGTCGCCGAACGCCTCGGGCGCCGGCACCGGACGGACGCCGGCCAGAAAGGCGGCCGCGAAGAAAGCGGCCACCAAGAAGGTCGTGTCGGCGGCGCGCAAGGCGCCGGCGTCGAAGACCACCGCCAAGAGCGCACCCGCCAAGAAGTCCACGGCGGCGAAGAAGACGGCGGCGAAGAAGACCACGGCCGCGAAGAAGGCGCCCGCGAAGAAGGCCACGGCGAAGAAGACCACCGCGGCCAGGAAGAGCACCGCGGCGAAGAGGACCACGGCGGCGAAGAAGGCACCGGCGAAGAAGACCACCGGGGCCCGGAAGGTCACCTCGGCGGCGAAGAAGACCACCGCGGCGAAGAAGGCACCGGCGAAGAAGACCACGGCCTCGACGCGTCCCACGGCGCGTAAGGCGGCGGCCAAGAAAGCGCCCGCGCGCAAGACCACGACGGCGCGCAAGACCACCAGCGCCGCGAAGAAGACCACCGCGGCCAAGAAGGCGCCCGCCCGCAAGACCACCACCGCGCGCAAAACCACCGCGCGCAAGGCGCCGGCCCGCCGGGCCTGA
- a CDS encoding RNB domain-containing ribonuclease, producing the protein MVIRRVLAPRIDFGALRRELGLPESFPAAAQREADTAATAPLPAVADRTDIPFVTVDPATSRDLDQAMHLTRRPGGGYRVRYAIADVLTHVRPGGDLEAETWRRGQTVYLPDGNVPLHPHTLSEGAASLLPDVDRAAVLWTIDLDPDGGTVAVSLERARVRSRAKLDYGGVQRDADAGRLPEPIALLPEIGALLTARGLDRGAINLPLPEQDVEPDGDGWRLVLRGPAAMEEHNAQISLLTGMAAADIMLAGRIGLLRTMPRPKPEAVGRLHLAADPLGVPWPEGTPVGRVLAGLDASQPRSAAFVDQAAELMRGAAYTAFDGAAPEQPEHGGVAAAYAHVTAPLRRLADRYATEACLALHDGREVPAYVREALPKLPEVMATTDRVAGAATRGAVELAEAVLLAHRVGETFEAAVLDVDEPRPAGNGRPGRPPGGTVAVDEPPVRARCTGELPLGERVRVRLTVADPAERRVAFERA; encoded by the coding sequence GTGGTGATCCGACGCGTACTGGCCCCCCGCATCGACTTCGGCGCGCTGCGCCGCGAGCTGGGACTGCCCGAGAGCTTCCCGGCCGCGGCCCAGCGCGAGGCCGACACGGCGGCCACCGCGCCGCTGCCGGCCGTCGCCGACCGGACCGACATCCCGTTCGTCACCGTCGACCCGGCGACCTCCCGCGACCTCGACCAGGCCATGCACCTCACCCGCCGTCCCGGTGGCGGCTACCGGGTGCGGTACGCGATAGCCGACGTGCTCACCCACGTACGCCCCGGCGGGGACCTGGAGGCGGAGACCTGGCGGCGCGGGCAGACCGTCTACCTGCCCGACGGCAACGTGCCGCTGCACCCGCACACGCTCAGCGAGGGCGCGGCCAGCCTGCTGCCCGACGTCGACCGGGCCGCCGTACTCTGGACCATCGACCTGGACCCCGACGGCGGCACCGTCGCGGTCAGCCTCGAACGAGCGCGGGTACGCAGCCGCGCCAAGCTCGACTACGGCGGCGTGCAACGCGACGCCGACGCCGGCCGCCTGCCCGAACCGATCGCCCTGCTGCCCGAGATCGGCGCGCTGCTCACCGCCCGCGGGCTGGACCGAGGCGCGATCAACCTGCCGCTGCCCGAGCAGGACGTCGAACCCGACGGCGACGGGTGGCGACTGGTGCTGCGCGGCCCCGCCGCGATGGAGGAGCACAACGCCCAGATCTCACTGCTGACCGGCATGGCCGCCGCCGACATCATGCTCGCCGGCCGGATCGGCCTGCTGCGGACGATGCCCCGGCCCAAGCCGGAGGCGGTGGGGCGGCTGCACCTGGCCGCCGACCCGCTCGGCGTGCCCTGGCCGGAAGGCACACCGGTCGGCCGGGTGCTCGCCGGGCTGGACGCGTCGCAACCCCGGTCCGCCGCCTTCGTCGACCAGGCCGCCGAGCTGATGCGCGGCGCCGCGTACACCGCCTTCGACGGCGCGGCGCCCGAGCAGCCGGAGCACGGCGGGGTGGCCGCCGCGTACGCGCACGTCACGGCGCCGCTGCGCCGGCTCGCCGACAGGTACGCCACCGAGGCCTGCCTGGCCCTGCACGACGGCCGCGAGGTGCCCGCGTACGTCCGGGAGGCGTTGCCGAAGCTGCCGGAGGTGATGGCGACGACCGACCGGGTGGCCGGCGCGGCCACCCGCGGCGCGGTGGAACTGGCCGAGGCGGTGCTGCTGGCGCACCGGGTGGGGGAGACGTTCGAGGCGGCGGTGCTGGACGTGGACGAGCCGCGCCCAGCGGGCAACGGCCGCCCCGGTCGGCCGCCCGGTGGCACGGTCGCGGTGGACGAGCCGCCGGTGCGGGCCCGCTGCACGGGCGAGCTGCCGCTCGGCGAGCGCGTGCGGGTCCGGCTGACCGTCGCCGACCCGGCCGAACGCCGGGTCGCCTTCGAGCGGGCCTGA
- a CDS encoding LD-carboxypeptidase: protein MPTDDCLRPPALRPGDAVMLVSPSGPTRPERVARGMELLTGWGLRPVPAPNAYARRGYLAGDDAQRADDLNLAFADPEIRGVICTRGGYGAQRVVDAIDMAAVRRDPKVVAGFSDITALQFALWRGARLAGVHGPGAAWRDERTPLRSAESLHAALTTTAPVTVAAVEAEETYPVRVPGRAEGRLLGGNLCLITASIGTPDMPDLTGAILLVEEVQEPPYKVDRMLTHMRRCGALAGVAGVAVGQFTECADGWDTTVVDVLTDRLGDLGVPVLGGLPIGHGPSQLTVPVGTPAVLDTTAATLTVTPAVR, encoded by the coding sequence GTGCCCACCGACGACTGCCTGCGCCCACCGGCCCTGCGTCCCGGGGACGCGGTGATGCTGGTGTCGCCCTCCGGGCCGACCCGTCCCGAGCGGGTGGCCCGCGGCATGGAGCTGCTCACCGGTTGGGGCTTGCGCCCGGTGCCCGCGCCGAACGCGTACGCCCGGCGGGGTTATCTGGCCGGCGACGACGCGCAGCGGGCCGACGACCTGAACCTCGCGTTCGCCGACCCGGAGATCCGCGGCGTGATCTGCACCCGGGGCGGGTACGGCGCGCAGCGGGTGGTCGACGCGATCGACATGGCGGCGGTACGCCGTGACCCGAAGGTGGTGGCCGGCTTCTCCGACATCACCGCGTTGCAGTTCGCGCTCTGGCGGGGCGCCCGGCTGGCCGGGGTGCACGGTCCCGGCGCCGCCTGGCGGGACGAGCGCACCCCGCTCCGCTCGGCGGAGTCGCTGCACGCCGCGCTGACGACCACCGCGCCGGTGACGGTGGCGGCGGTCGAGGCGGAGGAGACGTACCCGGTACGGGTGCCCGGCCGGGCCGAGGGCCGGCTGCTCGGCGGCAACCTGTGCCTGATCACCGCGTCGATCGGCACCCCGGACATGCCGGACCTGACCGGGGCGATCCTGCTGGTGGAGGAGGTGCAGGAGCCGCCCTACAAGGTCGACCGGATGCTGACCCACATGCGTCGCTGCGGCGCCCTGGCCGGCGTGGCCGGGGTGGCGGTCGGCCAGTTCACCGAGTGCGCCGACGGCTGGGACACCACGGTGGTCGACGTGCTCACCGACCGCTTGGGCGACCTCGGCGTCCCGGTCCTGGGCGGCCTCCCCATCGGCCACGGCCCATCTCAGCTCACCGTCCCGGTGGGCACCCCCGCCGTCCTGGACACCACCGCAGCCACCCTGACGGTAACCCCCGCCGTCCGCTGA
- a CDS encoding NAD+ synthase: MPTLRLALCQVNPTVGDLTGNADRVRAWTRKAADAGAQLVLFPELMVTGYPVEDLVFRRSFVAASRATLHRLAADLAGDGLGDLPVLVGYLDADGPPQVSADAEPGRGARNAAALLHRGEVVATYFKHHLPNYGVFDEDRYFVPGDTLTVVRLGGVDVALTICEDLWQAGGPFAVARQAGVGLVLSINGSPYELNKDDARLPLVRRRAAEAGAAVAYVNMVGGQDELVYDGDSLIVEADGTLLARAPQFVEHLLVHDVTLPAAPEATGGASDLADGMRLVRREVPAIPPAPAGPAATGGIIEPVADEAEVWQALVLGLRDYVDKNRFPSVVLGLSGGIDSAVAAALAVDALGPQRVVGVSMPSQHSSEHSRTDAEELAKRTGLDYRIEPIQPMVDTFLSNMSLSGVAVENLQARVRGVILMALSNQEGHLVLTTGNKSELAVGYSTLYGDSVGGYNPVKDVWKTLVWRLAKWRNADAARRGETPPIPENSIGKPPSAELSPGQLDSDTLPDYDVLDPILIGYVDGDLGRDGLIESGHDPAVVDKVLRMVDTAEYKRRQSAPGTKISMKAFGRDRRLPITNRWREDG; the protein is encoded by the coding sequence ATGCCCACCCTGCGTCTCGCTCTGTGCCAGGTCAACCCGACGGTCGGCGACCTCACCGGTAACGCCGACCGGGTCCGCGCGTGGACCCGCAAGGCCGCCGACGCCGGCGCCCAGCTCGTCCTCTTCCCCGAGCTGATGGTGACCGGTTACCCGGTCGAGGACCTGGTCTTCCGCCGGTCCTTCGTCGCCGCGTCCCGGGCGACGCTGCACCGGCTCGCCGCCGACCTGGCCGGCGACGGCCTCGGTGACCTGCCGGTGCTTGTCGGCTACCTGGACGCGGACGGTCCGCCGCAGGTCAGCGCCGACGCCGAGCCGGGCCGGGGGGCCCGCAACGCCGCCGCGCTGCTGCACCGCGGCGAGGTGGTGGCCACCTACTTCAAACACCACCTGCCCAACTACGGGGTGTTCGACGAGGACCGCTACTTCGTCCCCGGCGACACCCTGACCGTGGTGCGTCTCGGCGGGGTCGACGTGGCGCTGACCATCTGCGAGGACCTGTGGCAGGCCGGTGGCCCGTTCGCGGTGGCCCGGCAGGCCGGCGTCGGGCTGGTGCTCAGCATCAACGGCTCGCCGTACGAGCTGAACAAGGACGACGCCCGGCTGCCGCTGGTGCGCCGGCGCGCCGCCGAGGCGGGCGCCGCCGTCGCGTACGTGAACATGGTCGGCGGCCAGGACGAGCTGGTCTACGACGGCGACTCGCTGATCGTCGAGGCGGACGGCACGCTGCTGGCCCGCGCGCCGCAGTTCGTGGAGCACCTGCTGGTGCACGACGTGACGCTGCCGGCGGCGCCGGAGGCGACCGGCGGCGCGTCCGACCTGGCCGACGGGATGCGGCTGGTCCGCCGCGAGGTGCCGGCGATCCCGCCCGCGCCGGCCGGACCGGCGGCGACCGGCGGGATCATCGAGCCGGTCGCCGACGAGGCCGAGGTGTGGCAGGCGCTGGTGCTGGGCCTGCGCGACTACGTCGACAAGAACCGCTTCCCCTCGGTGGTGCTCGGCCTCTCCGGCGGCATCGACTCGGCGGTCGCGGCGGCCCTCGCGGTGGACGCGCTCGGCCCGCAGCGGGTGGTCGGCGTCTCGATGCCCAGCCAGCACTCCTCCGAGCACTCCCGCACCGACGCCGAGGAGTTGGCCAAACGCACCGGCCTGGACTACCGGATCGAGCCGATCCAGCCGATGGTCGACACGTTCCTGTCCAACATGTCGCTGTCCGGCGTGGCGGTGGAGAACCTCCAGGCCCGGGTACGCGGCGTGATCCTCATGGCGCTGTCGAACCAGGAGGGCCACCTGGTGCTCACCACCGGCAACAAGAGCGAGCTGGCGGTGGGCTACTCGACGCTCTACGGCGACTCGGTGGGCGGCTACAACCCGGTCAAGGACGTGTGGAAGACGCTCGTCTGGCGGCTGGCGAAGTGGCGCAACGCGGACGCGGCGCGGCGCGGTGAGACGCCGCCGATCCCGGAGAACTCGATCGGCAAGCCGCCGTCGGCCGAGCTGAGCCCCGGCCAGCTCGACAGCGACACGCTGCCCGACTACGACGTGCTCGACCCGATCCTGATCGGCTACGTCGACGGCGACCTGGGCCGCGACGGCCTGATCGAGTCCGGCCACGACCCGGCGGTCGTCGACAAGGTGCTGCGGATGGTGGATACCGCCGAGTACAAGCGGCGGCAGTCCGCGCCCGGCACCAAGATCTCCATGAAGGCGTTCGGACGGGACCGGCGGCTGCCGATCACCAACCGTTGGCGCGAGGACGGCTGA
- a CDS encoding VOC family protein, with protein MSSTPVTWFEIGSDRPDEAQRFYADLFGWSFEEQGGPGRSYRQTGAGGARGIGGAIRGTDSGADNYAIFYAQVTDVAESCRQAEKAGGTVVASPVTTPTGLTHARLRDPSGNLLGVFTPPAGG; from the coding sequence ATGTCCAGCACGCCCGTGACCTGGTTCGAGATCGGCTCCGACCGGCCGGACGAGGCGCAGCGCTTCTACGCCGACCTGTTCGGCTGGAGCTTCGAGGAGCAGGGTGGCCCGGGTCGGTCGTACCGGCAGACCGGGGCGGGCGGTGCGCGGGGGATCGGCGGCGCGATCCGGGGGACCGACTCCGGCGCCGACAATTACGCGATCTTCTACGCCCAGGTGACCGACGTGGCGGAGAGCTGCCGGCAGGCGGAGAAGGCCGGCGGCACGGTGGTGGCGTCGCCGGTGACCACCCCGACCGGTCTGACCCACGCCCGGCTGCGTGACCCGTCCGGCAACCTGCTCGGCGTCTTCACCCCGCCGGCCGGCGGCTGA
- the glnA gene encoding type I glutamate--ammonia ligase: protein MDRQQEFVLRTLEERDIRFVRLWFTDVLGTLKSVSVAPAELEAAFEEGIGFDGSAIEGFARVFESDMVAMPDPTTFQVFPFEGGVSGESARMFCDILLPDGSPSWADPRHVLRRMLSRAADKGFTFYTHPEIEFFLLENGPQDGSVPTPVDTGGYFEHTTHAVARDFRRQGVLALERIGISVEFSHHEVAPGQQEIDLRYADALTTADNIMTFRHVVKEVALSTGVQASFMPKPFTDQPGSGMHTHLSLFEGERNAFHDGGDPMKLSKVAKSFIAGLLTHAREYTAVTNQWVNSYKRLFPQALPDRITESPAYVCWGHLNRSALVRVPAYGKPNSARVEVRSLDSATNPYLAFAVLLGAGLKGIEEGYELPPGAEDDVWSLSSAERRAMGYEALPENLSEAIDVMAGSELVAEVLGEHVFDFFLRNKRAEWEQYRREVTPYERQRYLSL from the coding sequence GTGGACCGTCAGCAGGAGTTCGTCCTCCGTACGCTGGAGGAGCGGGACATCCGTTTCGTCCGGCTGTGGTTCACCGACGTGCTCGGTACGCTGAAGAGCGTCTCGGTGGCCCCGGCGGAGCTGGAGGCAGCCTTCGAAGAGGGCATCGGCTTCGACGGCTCCGCGATCGAGGGCTTCGCCCGGGTCTTCGAGTCGGACATGGTGGCCATGCCCGATCCGACCACGTTCCAGGTGTTCCCGTTCGAGGGTGGGGTCAGCGGCGAGAGCGCCCGGATGTTCTGCGACATCCTGCTGCCCGACGGCAGCCCCTCCTGGGCCGACCCGCGGCACGTGCTGCGCCGGATGCTCTCCCGGGCGGCCGACAAGGGCTTCACCTTCTACACCCACCCGGAGATCGAGTTCTTCCTGCTGGAGAACGGCCCGCAGGACGGTTCGGTGCCCACCCCGGTCGACACCGGCGGCTACTTCGAGCACACCACCCACGCGGTGGCGCGTGACTTCCGCCGCCAGGGGGTGCTGGCGCTGGAACGGATCGGCATCTCGGTGGAGTTCAGCCACCACGAGGTCGCCCCCGGCCAGCAGGAGATCGACCTGCGCTACGCCGACGCCCTCACCACCGCCGACAACATCATGACGTTCCGGCACGTGGTGAAGGAGGTCGCGCTCTCCACCGGCGTGCAGGCCAGCTTCATGCCGAAGCCGTTCACCGACCAGCCGGGCAGCGGCATGCACACCCACCTGTCGCTGTTCGAGGGGGAGCGCAACGCCTTCCACGACGGCGGTGACCCGATGAAGCTGTCCAAGGTCGCCAAGTCGTTCATCGCCGGGCTGCTCACCCACGCCCGCGAATACACCGCGGTCACCAACCAGTGGGTCAACTCGTACAAGCGGCTGTTCCCGCAGGCGCTGCCGGACCGGATCACCGAGAGCCCGGCGTACGTCTGCTGGGGTCACCTCAACCGGTCCGCGCTGGTCCGCGTCCCCGCCTACGGCAAGCCGAACTCGGCCCGGGTCGAGGTCCGGTCGCTGGACTCGGCGACCAACCCCTACCTGGCGTTCGCGGTCCTGCTCGGCGCCGGCCTGAAGGGCATCGAGGAGGGCTACGAGCTGCCCCCGGGCGCCGAGGACGACGTCTGGTCGCTGAGCAGCGCCGAGCGGCGTGCCATGGGCTACGAGGCACTGCCGGAGAACCTGTCCGAGGCGATCGACGTGATGGCCGGCTCGGAACTGGTCGCCGAGGTGCTCGGCGAGCACGTCTTCGACTTCTTCCTGCGCAACAAGCGGGCCGAGTGGGAGCAGTACCGCCGCGAGGTCACCCCCTACGAGCGGCAGCGCTACCTGTCGCTCTAG
- the npdG gene encoding NADPH-dependent F420 reductase, whose protein sequence is MAYDVTTLPDVSGLTIGIIGGTGDQGRGLAYRFARAGQTVLIGSRAADRAAQAAAEIAAWPGVPAGASVSGASVSGADNDEVARRSDVVIVAVPWDGHAATVAALAGPLAGKIVVDCVNPLGFDKQGPYALAVAEGSAVQQAAALLPDSRVCAAFNHVSAPLLADPEVDRIDLDVLICTEDRDLVGVVAALAARIPGMRGIYAGRLRNAHQIEAFTANLIAINKRYKAHAGIRVTDL, encoded by the coding sequence ATGGCTTACGACGTGACCACGCTGCCCGACGTATCCGGGCTGACCATCGGCATCATCGGTGGCACCGGCGACCAGGGGCGGGGTCTCGCCTACCGGTTCGCCCGGGCCGGGCAGACCGTCCTGATCGGCTCCCGTGCCGCCGACCGGGCCGCCCAGGCCGCCGCCGAGATCGCCGCGTGGCCCGGCGTTCCGGCCGGCGCCTCGGTCTCCGGTGCCTCGGTCTCCGGCGCCGACAACGACGAGGTCGCCCGGCGCAGCGACGTGGTGATCGTCGCGGTGCCGTGGGACGGGCACGCCGCCACCGTCGCCGCGCTCGCCGGGCCGCTGGCCGGCAAGATCGTCGTGGACTGCGTCAACCCGCTCGGCTTCGACAAGCAGGGCCCGTACGCGCTGGCCGTGGCCGAGGGCAGCGCCGTGCAGCAGGCCGCCGCGCTGCTGCCCGACTCCCGGGTGTGCGCCGCGTTCAACCACGTCAGCGCGCCGTTGCTGGCCGACCCGGAGGTCGACCGGATCGACCTGGACGTGCTGATCTGCACCGAGGACCGGGATCTGGTCGGCGTGGTCGCCGCGCTGGCCGCCCGGATCCCCGGCATGCGGGGCATCTACGCCGGACGGCTGCGCAACGCCCACCAGATCGAGGCGTTCACCGCGAACCTGATCGCGATCAACAAGCGGTACAAGGCGCACGCCGGCATCCGGGTGACGGATCTCTGA
- a CDS encoding YafY family protein, translating into MNRTDRLYALVEELRAVSPRPRSARWLARRFEVSTRTVERDIAALQGAGVPIWAEPGRTGGYAVDRARTLPPVNLTPTEAVAMAVALHRLGGSPFAPAAGAALRKLVAVMPPAAVAEAHRLAGRVHLVGDGPGTPVPAAVADAVAAGRVLRLRYADRGGTDSLRDVEPLAYLGNSTHWYLVGWCRLRDGVRCFRTDRIRAVHPLAEPVTRELRPDDIDIPVDRVRPLTLV; encoded by the coding sequence GTGAACCGCACCGACCGTCTCTACGCTTTGGTGGAGGAGCTGCGCGCGGTGTCGCCGCGCCCGCGCAGCGCCCGCTGGCTGGCCCGGCGGTTCGAGGTCAGCACCCGCACCGTCGAGCGCGACATCGCCGCGCTCCAGGGCGCCGGAGTGCCGATCTGGGCCGAGCCGGGCCGCACCGGCGGCTACGCCGTCGACCGGGCCCGCACGCTGCCGCCGGTCAACCTGACCCCGACCGAGGCGGTGGCGATGGCGGTGGCGCTGCACCGGCTGGGCGGCTCCCCGTTCGCCCCGGCCGCCGGCGCCGCGCTGCGCAAGCTGGTCGCGGTGATGCCGCCGGCCGCGGTGGCCGAGGCGCACCGGCTCGCCGGCCGCGTGCATCTGGTCGGCGACGGGCCGGGCACGCCGGTCCCGGCCGCCGTCGCCGACGCGGTCGCCGCCGGGCGCGTGCTGCGCCTGCGGTACGCCGACCGGGGCGGAACGGATTCGCTACGCGACGTGGAGCCGCTGGCCTACCTGGGCAACTCGACGCACTGGTATCTGGTCGGCTGGTGCCGGCTGCGCGACGGGGTGCGCTGCTTCCGCACCGACCGGATCCGCGCGGTGCACCCGCTGGCCGAGCCGGTGACCCGGGAGCTGCGTCCCGACGACATCGACATCCCGGTCGACCGGGTGCGCCCGCTGACCCTGGTCTGA
- a CDS encoding type 1 glutamine amidotransferase, whose translation MATALVIENDPTDDLRRLGEWLTEGDLELRVLRPHAGDALPADLEGYAALVVLGGEQQAHPLADGSPGAPWFPAVEGLLRKAVRRRVPTLAICLGAQLLATAHAGQVDRSPSGPEVGPTVVGRRDAAETDPLFRYVPLMPDVLQWHADEITELPHGATLLAASTRHPHQAFRLGDRAWGLQFHIECDTAMITDWSRDSAMLAELGYDPELVVAACDRAMADVEETWQPFAIRFAALALGELGDDNPRRSLPLLGA comes from the coding sequence GTGGCGACCGCGCTGGTGATCGAGAACGACCCGACCGACGACCTCCGCCGCCTCGGCGAGTGGCTCACCGAGGGGGACCTGGAGCTGCGCGTCCTGCGTCCGCACGCGGGCGACGCGCTCCCCGCCGACCTGGAGGGGTACGCCGCGCTCGTGGTGCTCGGCGGCGAACAGCAGGCCCACCCGCTGGCCGACGGCAGCCCCGGCGCACCCTGGTTCCCGGCGGTGGAGGGGCTGCTGCGCAAGGCGGTCCGCCGGCGGGTGCCCACGCTGGCCATCTGCCTGGGCGCGCAGCTGCTCGCCACCGCGCACGCCGGCCAGGTCGACCGCAGCCCGTCCGGGCCGGAGGTCGGGCCGACAGTGGTGGGCCGGCGCGACGCCGCCGAGACCGACCCGCTGTTCCGCTACGTGCCGCTGATGCCGGACGTGCTCCAGTGGCACGCCGACGAGATCACCGAGTTGCCGCACGGCGCGACGCTGCTCGCCGCGTCCACCCGCCACCCGCACCAGGCGTTCCGCCTCGGCGACCGGGCGTGGGGGCTCCAGTTCCACATCGAGTGCGACACCGCGATGATCACCGACTGGTCCCGCGACTCGGCGATGCTGGCCGAGCTGGGCTACGACCCGGAGCTGGTGGTGGCCGCGTGCGACCGGGCGATGGCCGACGTCGAGGAGACCTGGCAACCGTTCGCGATCCGGTTCGCCGCGCTCGCGCTCGGCGAACTGGGCGACGACAACCCGCGCCGCAGCCTGCCGCTGCTCGGGGCCTGA
- a CDS encoding virginiamycin B lyase, whose amino-acid sequence MTQPVIREVALTGPGSGPYSITVGPDGALWLTLAGSGGVARLGLDGEVRTYRTDPPESRPLIITTGPDGALWYTRSGDHRLGRITVDGRADSVALLPGCAPCGLVAGPDGALWYAGMGDDTVGRVTVDGEVRTFPLPVAKGFPSMLTAGPDDALWLTLNQANAIARVDLDGSVTLHPLPTEAAGPVGITRGGDGALWFVEIAAGQVGRITPDGRVDEFPLPDRTARPHAIVADPAGGCWFTEWAANRIAHVTPDGTFTHHPLPTPASEPHGLTVTPDGAIWTALETGAVAHLTPLA is encoded by the coding sequence ATGACACAGCCCGTCATCCGCGAGGTCGCGCTCACCGGGCCGGGCTCCGGCCCGTACTCGATCACGGTCGGTCCGGACGGCGCGCTCTGGCTGACGTTGGCCGGCTCCGGCGGCGTCGCCCGACTGGGGCTCGACGGTGAGGTGCGGACCTACCGCACCGACCCGCCGGAGAGCCGGCCTCTGATCATCACCACCGGCCCGGACGGCGCGCTCTGGTACACCCGCTCCGGCGACCACCGGCTCGGCCGGATCACCGTCGACGGCCGGGCCGACTCGGTGGCGCTCCTGCCCGGCTGCGCCCCGTGCGGCCTGGTCGCCGGCCCGGACGGCGCGCTCTGGTACGCCGGCATGGGCGACGACACGGTCGGCCGGGTCACCGTGGACGGGGAGGTCCGCACGTTCCCGCTGCCGGTCGCCAAGGGCTTCCCGTCGATGCTGACCGCCGGGCCGGACGACGCGCTCTGGCTCACGCTCAACCAGGCGAACGCGATCGCCCGGGTCGACCTGGACGGCTCCGTGACGCTGCATCCGCTGCCGACCGAGGCCGCCGGGCCGGTCGGCATCACGCGCGGCGGCGACGGGGCGCTCTGGTTCGTCGAGATCGCCGCCGGACAGGTCGGCCGGATCACCCCGGACGGGCGCGTCGACGAGTTCCCGCTGCCGGACCGGACGGCCCGCCCGCACGCCATCGTCGCCGACCCGGCCGGCGGCTGCTGGTTCACCGAGTGGGCCGCGAACCGCATCGCCCACGTCACCCCGGACGGCACGTTCACCCACCACCCCCTGCCCACCCCCGCGTCCGAACCCCACGGCCTCACGGTCACCCCGGACGGCGCAATCTGGACCGCCCTGGAAACCGGCGCGGTCGCCCACCTCACCCCACTCGCCTGA